A region of Solibacillus isronensis DNA encodes the following proteins:
- the ahrC gene encoding transcriptional regulator AhrC/ArgR, with the protein MNKGQRHIRIRDIITNNEIETQDDLVDQLKNAGYNVTQATVSRDIKELHLVKVPLQDGRYKYSLPADQRFNPIQKLHRSLADAFVSIDGASHFLVMKTLPGNANAIGSLLDHLDWSEILGTICGDDTILIMCRTEDEREEIKNRLLDML; encoded by the coding sequence GTGAACAAAGGACAGCGCCATATACGCATCCGTGATATTATTACAAATAACGAAATCGAGACACAGGACGATTTAGTCGATCAGCTGAAAAATGCCGGATACAACGTCACTCAAGCAACGGTTTCACGAGATATTAAAGAATTGCATTTAGTTAAAGTACCGTTACAGGACGGACGTTATAAATATAGTTTACCAGCAGACCAACGTTTCAACCCAATCCAAAAATTGCATCGTTCGTTGGCAGATGCTTTCGTTTCGATTGATGGAGCGTCACACTTTTTAGTAATGAAAACGTTGCCAGGGAATGCAAATGCAATCGGATCATTATTGGACCATCTGGACTGGTCGGAAATTTTAGGTACGATTTGTGGGGACGATACGATTTTAATCATGTGTCGCACAGAGGACGAACGTGAAGAAATAAAAAATCGCTTATTAGATATGCTGTAA
- a CDS encoding TlyA family RNA methyltransferase, which produces MTKQKKERVDVMLVERGLCETREKAKRSIMAGLVFSNEIRIDKAGEKIEIDAPLQVKGSQLKYVSRGGLKLEKALEIFDLSVEGKLMLDIGSSTGGFTDCALQNGARHCYALDVGSNQLAWKIRSDERVTVMEKTNFRYTKPEDLVEGLPSFATIDVSFISLSLILPVLKTVLMPGGDVMALVKPQFEAGRENVGKKGIVREPKVHLDVLEETAKMATEIGFVVKDASFSPITGGEGNIEFLFHLYNPHDGEEVEAFTNFEQVVKEAHMQLK; this is translated from the coding sequence ATGACAAAGCAAAAAAAAGAACGAGTAGATGTAATGCTTGTTGAACGCGGTTTATGTGAGACGCGGGAAAAGGCAAAGCGCTCGATTATGGCTGGTCTCGTGTTCTCAAACGAAATCCGCATTGATAAAGCAGGGGAAAAAATCGAAATCGATGCACCGCTGCAAGTAAAAGGTTCACAGTTAAAATATGTGTCACGAGGCGGATTAAAGCTGGAAAAGGCACTTGAAATTTTTGATCTATCTGTAGAAGGTAAGCTAATGCTTGATATCGGTTCATCAACAGGCGGATTCACGGATTGTGCACTGCAAAACGGTGCGCGTCATTGCTATGCACTGGATGTTGGATCGAACCAGCTTGCATGGAAAATCCGTTCAGATGAGCGTGTAACGGTTATGGAAAAAACAAATTTCCGTTACACAAAGCCGGAAGATTTAGTAGAAGGCTTACCAAGCTTCGCTACAATCGATGTTTCATTCATATCGCTATCATTGATCCTGCCTGTATTAAAAACGGTTTTAATGCCAGGTGGCGATGTTATGGCACTTGTAAAGCCGCAATTTGAAGCAGGTCGTGAAAACGTAGGGAAAAAAGGGATTGTTCGTGAACCGAAAGTCCATTTAGACGTTTTAGAAGAAACAGCCAAAATGGCAACGGAAATCGGATTTGTTGTAAAGGATGCTTCATTTTCACCGATTACAGGCGGGGAAGGGAATATTGAATTTTTATTCCATCTATATAATCCGCATGACGGTGAAGAGGTAGAAGCCTTCACAAATTTCGAACAAGTCGTAAAAGAAGCGCATATGCAGCTGAAATAA
- the dxs gene encoding 1-deoxy-D-xylulose-5-phosphate synthase, translating into MDLTKISSPSFLKDLNKKQLEALAGEIRAFLIEKCSITGGHIGPNLGVVELTIALHKAFNSPKDKFLWDVGHQAYVHKILTGRASQFDTLRQYKGLCGFPKLVESEHDMWETGHSSTSLSAAMGMAAARDIKGDKNFVVPIIGDGALTGGMALEALNHIGHEKKNMIVILNDNEMSIAPNVGALHDVLGRLRTAKEYSRAKEDLESLIHKIPMVGDKLAATAERVKDSLKYLVVSGVFFEELGFKYLGPIDGHDFEALEKTLEYAKKVQGPVLVHVLTKKGKGYKPAEDDTIGTWHGTGPYKMETGAFVKSSTKGPAWSSLVAESVRKCMKEDNRIVTITPAMPVGSKLEGIQKDFPNRFFDVGIAEQHATTMAAGLATQHMKPFLSIYSTFLQRAYDQVLHDIARPNLNVFIGIDRAGLVGADGETHQGVFDISFLRHIPNIVLMMPKDENEGQHMVKTAIDYNDGPIALRYPRGNGLGVEMDAEMKALPIGSWEVLREGSDAVILTFGTTIPMALKAAEQLAYQGIDVRVVNARFIKPMDEAMLHEIMQENLPILTIEESLLQGGFGSAVLEFAFDKKYRNVQIERIGIPDEFIEHGEVDLLLEEINVTAEEAVKRITQLVPNKQSDRVK; encoded by the coding sequence ATGGATTTAACTAAAATTTCTAGTCCATCCTTTTTGAAAGACTTGAATAAAAAGCAACTAGAAGCGCTGGCTGGAGAAATTCGCGCTTTCCTGATCGAAAAATGTTCAATTACGGGTGGTCATATTGGCCCGAATTTAGGTGTCGTTGAGCTGACGATTGCACTGCATAAAGCTTTTAACAGTCCAAAGGATAAATTTTTATGGGATGTCGGGCATCAAGCATATGTCCACAAAATTTTAACAGGCCGGGCAAGTCAATTTGACACATTGCGTCAATATAAAGGACTATGCGGTTTCCCGAAGCTTGTCGAAAGTGAACACGATATGTGGGAAACAGGTCATAGTTCCACATCTTTATCTGCAGCGATGGGTATGGCTGCAGCGAGAGATATTAAAGGGGACAAAAACTTTGTTGTTCCGATTATCGGTGATGGTGCACTGACAGGCGGTATGGCACTGGAAGCATTGAACCATATTGGTCATGAAAAAAAGAATATGATCGTTATTTTAAATGATAACGAAATGTCGATTGCACCGAACGTTGGGGCATTGCATGACGTTTTAGGGCGTCTGCGTACGGCAAAGGAATATTCACGTGCAAAAGAAGATTTGGAATCATTAATACACAAAATTCCAATGGTTGGCGACAAGCTGGCCGCTACTGCTGAACGTGTGAAAGACAGCCTAAAGTATTTAGTTGTATCAGGTGTATTCTTTGAGGAATTAGGATTCAAATATTTAGGTCCGATTGACGGGCATGATTTTGAGGCACTGGAAAAAACATTGGAATATGCGAAAAAAGTGCAAGGTCCTGTACTTGTTCATGTATTGACGAAAAAAGGTAAAGGCTACAAACCTGCCGAAGACGATACAATCGGTACTTGGCATGGTACGGGTCCATATAAAATGGAAACAGGTGCTTTCGTAAAGTCTTCAACAAAAGGTCCGGCGTGGAGCAGCTTGGTCGCGGAATCGGTTCGTAAATGCATGAAGGAAGATAACCGGATTGTAACGATTACACCGGCAATGCCTGTCGGTTCAAAACTTGAAGGCATTCAAAAAGACTTCCCGAATCGCTTCTTTGATGTAGGGATTGCCGAACAGCATGCAACAACAATGGCGGCTGGTCTTGCAACACAACATATGAAACCGTTTTTATCAATTTATTCGACATTTTTACAGCGTGCGTATGACCAGGTGCTGCATGATATTGCACGCCCGAATTTAAATGTTTTCATCGGTATCGACCGTGCAGGCCTTGTAGGCGCGGACGGCGAAACACATCAAGGCGTATTTGATATTTCGTTTTTACGTCATATCCCGAATATCGTCCTGATGATGCCTAAAGATGAAAATGAAGGTCAACATATGGTGAAAACAGCAATTGATTATAATGATGGTCCAATCGCACTTCGTTACCCTCGCGGCAATGGCTTAGGTGTTGAGATGGATGCGGAAATGAAAGCATTGCCGATCGGTTCATGGGAAGTGTTGCGTGAAGGCTCGGATGCAGTAATTCTGACATTCGGTACAACGATTCCAATGGCATTGAAGGCAGCGGAACAGTTAGCATACCAAGGTATTGATGTGCGTGTTGTTAATGCGCGTTTCATTAAACCGATGGATGAAGCGATGCTGCATGAAATTATGCAGGAAAACTTGCCGATTTTAACAATTGAAGAATCATTGCTGCAAGGCGGATTTGGTAGTGCAGTGCTGGAATTTGCATTTGATAAGAAATACCGCAATGTTCAAATTGAACGTATCGGGATTCCGGATGAATTTATCGAGCATGGTGAAGTTGATTTATTATTAGAAGAAATAAACGTGACAGCTGAAGAAGCGGTAAAACGTATTACACAGCTTGTACCGAATAAACAGTCGGATAGGGTTAAATAA
- a CDS encoding polyprenyl synthetase family protein translates to MENTLKQFIDHNIPQLETTMYELVESIQAPAHLKESMLYSLKAGGKRIRPLFVVAVCEMYNQSLEASYSVGSAVEMIHTYSLIHDDLPSMDDDELRRGKPTNHVVYGEALATLAGDALNTLAFGIIARLNNLSAEKRIELVNLLSIAAGAEGMVGGQVLDMDGEKRLLNLQELETVHVNKTGALLRFSIEAGAVLANASSSDRVALVEYAHHIGLAFQIQDDILDIEGTSEQLGKTAGKDVASEKSTYPALLTLDGAKQKLDEHYELAIEALQKIDTDTTLLRQFAQYIVRRSN, encoded by the coding sequence ATGGAAAACACGTTAAAGCAGTTTATTGATCATAATATACCGCAGTTGGAAACGACAATGTATGAACTTGTTGAATCAATACAAGCACCGGCACATTTGAAAGAATCGATGCTGTATTCATTAAAAGCAGGAGGCAAACGAATTCGTCCGTTATTTGTTGTGGCGGTTTGCGAAATGTATAATCAGTCTCTTGAGGCAAGTTATTCAGTAGGCTCTGCTGTTGAAATGATCCATACGTATTCGTTAATCCATGATGACCTGCCAAGTATGGATGATGATGAATTGCGCCGAGGCAAGCCAACGAACCATGTCGTATACGGGGAAGCATTGGCAACTTTGGCTGGTGACGCTTTAAACACATTGGCATTTGGTATTATCGCACGTCTAAATAATCTTTCTGCAGAAAAACGCATTGAGCTCGTTAACCTGTTAAGTATTGCGGCAGGTGCTGAAGGAATGGTCGGCGGACAAGTGCTTGATATGGACGGAGAAAAACGTCTATTAAATTTACAGGAGCTTGAAACGGTTCATGTTAATAAAACAGGCGCATTACTTCGTTTTAGTATTGAAGCGGGTGCCGTGCTGGCAAATGCGAGTAGTTCTGACCGTGTAGCATTAGTGGAATATGCGCACCATATCGGTTTAGCCTTCCAAATTCAAGATGATATTTTAGATATTGAGGGAACTTCGGAACAGCTAGGGAAAACAGCAGGAAAAGACGTTGCAAGCGAAAAAAGTACATACCCTGCTTTACTTACATTAGATGGTGCAAAGCAAAAGCTGGATGAGCATTATGAGCTGGCGATTGAAGCATTGCAAAAAATCGACACTGATACGACATTGCTTCGACAATTTGCACAGTATATTGTGAGACGTAGTAACTAA
- the xseB gene encoding exodeoxyribonuclease VII small subunit codes for MTKPTFATAMTELEEVVRKLEQGDVPLEEAIDLYKKGMELSKLCHDTLQNAEQQLISIVGEDGEKKAFQQGNGED; via the coding sequence GTGACAAAACCGACATTTGCGACAGCAATGACAGAATTAGAAGAAGTTGTACGTAAGCTTGAACAAGGAGATGTTCCACTGGAAGAAGCCATTGACCTTTACAAAAAAGGAATGGAACTATCAAAACTTTGTCATGATACACTGCAAAACGCAGAACAGCAATTAATTTCAATCGTTGGAGAAGATGGTGAAAAGAAAGCTTTCCAACAAGGAAATGGAGAAGACTAA
- the xseA gene encoding exodeoxyribonuclease VII large subunit produces MTSNSYLSVKALTKYIKRKFDADPHLRDVYVTGELSNVKVHSSGHIYFTLKDDSSRINATMFRSQASKLSFKPEEGMKVFIRGDVNVYEASGAYQLYAQTMEPDGIGGLFVAFNQLKERLQKEGLFNPNFKQPIPQFPKTIGVLTATTGAAIRDICTTINRRYPQAEILIYPTLVQGAGAAPNITENIYLANRHGFCDVLIVGRGGGSIEDLWAFNEEIVARAIFESRIPVISAVGHETDTTIADFVADLRAPTPTAAAELAVPNQQQLYQQILHHQSILHQMMTSKLNFERNRLTKLQNSYPLATPERLYRPFIERLIQVDLSLQNATKLYMMNEKSKLQTIDSKMKLYSPVHQLTAAKQQLTHRTQTLTNRMQQQLAQNKVAFTNQLRMLEALNPLALMSKGFSVAYKEENVVKSVHELEKGDVIQVTFQDGYAEAKIEKKHVQKEGEAK; encoded by the coding sequence ATGACATCGAATTCTTATTTATCCGTAAAAGCATTAACTAAATATATTAAACGAAAATTTGATGCCGATCCGCATTTACGTGATGTGTACGTAACGGGAGAGCTTTCAAATGTAAAAGTACATAGTTCAGGTCATATTTATTTCACGCTGAAAGATGACAGTTCGCGTATTAACGCGACGATGTTCCGTTCACAGGCTTCGAAACTTTCTTTTAAGCCTGAAGAAGGGATGAAAGTTTTTATTCGAGGCGACGTGAATGTCTATGAAGCAAGCGGCGCGTATCAGCTTTATGCCCAGACGATGGAGCCGGACGGGATTGGCGGACTGTTCGTCGCATTTAACCAGTTAAAGGAACGTCTTCAAAAAGAAGGATTATTCAACCCGAATTTTAAGCAGCCGATTCCGCAATTTCCGAAAACGATCGGTGTATTAACAGCGACGACTGGTGCAGCCATCCGCGATATTTGTACAACGATAAACCGACGCTACCCTCAGGCTGAAATTTTAATTTATCCGACGCTTGTTCAGGGAGCAGGCGCGGCGCCAAATATTACGGAAAATATTTATTTAGCGAACCGCCATGGATTTTGTGATGTACTTATTGTTGGTCGTGGTGGCGGATCGATTGAAGATTTATGGGCATTCAATGAAGAGATCGTCGCACGGGCGATTTTTGAAAGCCGTATTCCGGTTATTAGTGCTGTCGGACATGAAACCGATACGACGATTGCCGATTTTGTCGCGGATTTACGTGCACCGACACCAACTGCGGCGGCAGAACTGGCTGTCCCGAATCAGCAGCAGCTGTATCAGCAAATACTTCATCATCAGTCGATTCTTCATCAAATGATGACATCAAAGCTCAATTTTGAACGCAATCGCTTAACGAAACTGCAAAATTCCTATCCGCTTGCAACACCTGAGCGATTATATCGTCCTTTTATTGAAAGGCTAATTCAGGTGGATTTATCACTGCAAAATGCAACGAAGCTTTATATGATGAATGAAAAATCAAAGCTGCAGACAATAGACAGCAAGATGAAGCTGTATTCACCGGTGCATCAGTTAACTGCAGCCAAACAGCAGCTTACACACCGTACGCAAACTTTAACGAATCGAATGCAGCAACAGCTTGCACAAAATAAAGTCGCTTTTACAAATCAGCTGCGTATGCTGGAGGCGTTAAATCCGCTCGCATTAATGAGTAAAGGCTTCAGCGTGGCATATAAAGAGGAAAACGTAGTAAAATCAGTTCACGAGCTGGAAAAAGGCGACGTAATTCAAGTGACGTTTCAAGATGGATATGCCGAAGCAAAAATTGAGAAAAAGCATGTGCAAAAGGAAGGGGAAGCAAAGTGA
- the folD gene encoding bifunctional methylenetetrahydrofolate dehydrogenase/methenyltetrahydrofolate cyclohydrolase FolD: MSSVIINGKEIGQEIRTGVATRVQALKEKGITPGLAVILVGDNPASKTYVANKQKSCEQIGMYSELVKLPEDISEQALLEKIRELNERASIHGILVQLPLPKHINEDKVIQTISPEKDVDGFSPISVGKMMLGQDTYLPCTPYGVMKMLEHAGIDVAGKHAVIVGRSHIVGKPMGQLLLQKDATVTYTHSKTPDLPSFTKQADILIAAVGRANFITSEHIKEGAVVIDVGINRNQDNRLCGDVDFDDVQGIASHITPVPGGVGPMTITMLLENTVQAAEKELERQEN; this comes from the coding sequence ATGTCAAGTGTAATTATTAATGGTAAAGAAATCGGTCAAGAAATTCGAACAGGGGTAGCTACTCGTGTACAAGCGCTAAAAGAAAAAGGGATCACACCCGGTTTAGCGGTCATTTTAGTAGGAGATAATCCCGCATCCAAAACATATGTAGCAAACAAGCAAAAGTCTTGTGAGCAAATTGGAATGTACTCGGAACTTGTCAAACTACCTGAAGATATTTCAGAACAGGCTTTACTTGAAAAAATTCGTGAATTAAACGAACGTGCTTCAATTCACGGTATTCTCGTTCAGCTTCCATTACCGAAACATATCAACGAGGACAAAGTAATCCAAACGATCTCTCCGGAGAAAGACGTGGATGGATTCTCACCGATTAGTGTAGGGAAAATGATGCTTGGACAGGATACATACTTGCCATGTACTCCTTATGGGGTTATGAAAATGCTCGAACATGCGGGAATAGATGTTGCAGGAAAGCATGCAGTCATCGTAGGACGCAGCCATATCGTCGGTAAACCGATGGGACAACTATTGTTGCAAAAAGACGCTACAGTAACGTATACACATTCTAAAACACCGGATTTACCATCGTTTACGAAACAGGCCGATATTTTAATCGCTGCTGTCGGTCGTGCAAACTTTATTACAAGTGAGCATATTAAAGAAGGTGCAGTTGTTATTGATGTAGGGATTAACCGCAACCAAGACAACCGTTTATGCGGTGACGTCGACTTTGACGATGTTCAAGGAATCGCTTCACATATTACACCCGTTCCAGGCGGTGTGGGTCCAATGACGATTACAATGTTACTGGAAAACACAGTACAAGCAGCTGAAAAAGAGTTAGAACGTCAAGAGAATTAA
- the nusB gene encoding transcription antitermination factor NusB: MKRTEARQKALQALFQLDSTELTIEEAIGHVLEEEQKSNAFLEQLVRGTTENLEAIDAALEKNLEKWTINRLPKIERTILRLAVYELLYAEETPNKVIMNEAIELSKTFGDDKSSKFVNGVLSKFTEQ, translated from the coding sequence ATGAAACGAACAGAGGCGCGTCAAAAAGCGTTACAAGCTTTGTTTCAGTTAGACAGCACAGAATTAACTATAGAAGAGGCGATCGGCCATGTTCTTGAAGAAGAACAAAAATCGAATGCCTTTTTGGAGCAATTAGTTCGTGGGACAACTGAAAATCTCGAAGCAATTGATGCAGCGCTAGAAAAAAACCTAGAAAAATGGACGATTAACCGTCTGCCAAAAATTGAAAGAACAATTTTGCGTTTAGCTGTATATGAATTATTATACGCTGAAGAAACGCCAAACAAAGTTATTATGAACGAAGCAATCGAGCTTTCTAAAACATTCGGTGACGATAAATCAAGCAAGTTCGTCAATGGTGTACTTTCGAAATTTACTGAGCAATAA
- a CDS encoding aminopeptidase — MSKDYIRIANEEDLTLINAYFKQALSHYEEVGELMAMQDIRYFLENMEHFQFYVLKETAEQITYLFEFPESGNEKRETGTLMIPLQNN; from the coding sequence ATGAGCAAAGATTATATTCGTATAGCAAATGAAGAAGATTTAACGTTGATTAACGCTTATTTTAAACAAGCATTGTCACACTATGAAGAAGTCGGAGAGCTGATGGCGATGCAGGATATCCGTTATTTCCTGGAAAATATGGAGCATTTCCAGTTCTACGTACTAAAAGAAACAGCTGAACAAATTACTTACCTGTTTGAGTTCCCGGAATCAGGAAACGAAAAGCGCGAAACAGGCACGCTGATGATCCCGCTACAAAATAATTAA
- the glpK gene encoding glycerol kinase GlpK has protein sequence MEKYIMALDQGTTSSRAILFNKKGDIVHTAQQEFKQYFPKSGWVEHNAKEIWSSILSVIAKVLSENNIQASQIEGIGITNQRETTVVWDKNTGEPVYNAIVWQSRQTADICDSLKEAGHNELFRNKTGLLIDAYFSGTKVKWILDNVKGTREKAEAGDLLFGTIDTWIIWKLTEGAVHVTDYSNASRTLMYNIYELKWDEELLNILGVPASMLPEVKPSSEIYGEIAGNHFFGHRVPIAGIAGDQQAALFGQACYEQGMVKNTYGTGCFMLMNTGEEAVKSEHGLLTTIAWGYDGKVTYALEGSIFVAGSAIQWLRDGLRMFRKSAESEAYAARVKDTDGVYVVPAFVGLGTPYWDSDVRGAVFGLTRGTSKEHFIRATLESLAYQTRDVLSAMESDSGIDLRKLRVDGGAVMNDFLMQFQSDILNVPVERPSINETTALGAAYLAGLAVGFWENLDEVQKHWQLNRQFEPAMDEEQRESLFTGWHKAVKAAQAFK, from the coding sequence ATGGAAAAGTATATTATGGCGTTAGATCAGGGTACGACGAGTTCACGTGCCATTTTATTCAATAAAAAAGGGGATATCGTTCATACAGCACAGCAGGAATTTAAACAATATTTCCCGAAATCGGGTTGGGTTGAGCATAATGCAAAGGAAATCTGGAGTTCAATTTTATCGGTAATCGCCAAAGTATTATCGGAAAATAATATCCAAGCTTCACAAATTGAAGGAATCGGGATTACGAACCAGCGTGAGACGACGGTTGTCTGGGATAAAAATACGGGTGAACCGGTATATAATGCAATCGTTTGGCAATCACGTCAAACTGCGGATATTTGCGATTCTTTAAAAGAAGCGGGGCATAATGAGCTGTTCCGTAATAAAACCGGTTTGCTAATTGATGCTTATTTTTCCGGCACGAAAGTAAAATGGATACTGGACAATGTCAAAGGCACACGCGAAAAGGCGGAAGCTGGCGATCTATTATTCGGAACGATTGATACATGGATTATTTGGAAACTGACAGAAGGAGCTGTTCATGTAACGGACTACTCGAATGCTTCACGAACATTAATGTATAATATTTACGAATTAAAATGGGACGAGGAATTGCTGAACATTTTAGGGGTTCCTGCATCAATGCTTCCGGAAGTGAAACCGTCCTCTGAAATTTACGGGGAAATTGCGGGTAATCACTTCTTTGGTCATCGTGTACCGATTGCGGGTATCGCCGGAGACCAGCAGGCAGCATTATTCGGTCAAGCTTGCTATGAACAAGGAATGGTAAAAAATACTTACGGTACCGGTTGTTTCATGCTGATGAATACAGGTGAGGAAGCGGTAAAATCGGAGCACGGCCTACTTACAACTATCGCGTGGGGTTATGACGGAAAAGTGACATATGCGCTTGAGGGAAGTATCTTTGTAGCAGGTTCGGCGATTCAGTGGCTTCGTGACGGGCTTCGTATGTTCCGGAAATCTGCTGAAAGTGAAGCGTACGCAGCACGTGTAAAAGATACGGATGGTGTGTATGTAGTACCGGCATTTGTCGGACTGGGAACACCGTATTGGGATAGTGATGTGCGCGGTGCGGTATTCGGTCTGACACGTGGTACATCGAAAGAACACTTTATCCGTGCGACATTGGAGTCACTTGCTTATCAAACTCGTGATGTGTTGTCAGCGATGGAATCGGATTCAGGCATCGACTTGAGAAAATTACGCGTTGATGGTGGTGCTGTCATGAACGACTTCTTAATGCAATTCCAGTCGGATATTTTAAACGTGCCCGTTGAACGTCCATCAATTAATGAAACAACAGCACTTGGTGCAGCTTATTTAGCCGGATTGGCTGTAGGCTTCTGGGAGAATCTCGACGAAGTGCAAAAGCATTGGCAACTTAATCGCCAATTCGAACCGGCAATGGATGAAGAGCAGCGCGAATCATTATTCACAGGATGGCATAAAGCTGTTAAAGCTGCACAGGCTTTTAAGTGA
- a CDS encoding MIP/aquaporin family protein, translating into MSTFLAELVGTMILIILGGGVVAGSLLKFSKAENSGWVVITIAWGFAVAIAAYTVGGISGAHLNPALTIAFATIGDFPWADVPMYIIAQILGAIIGAIIVYIAYLPHWSQTKDQDAKLAVFATIPAIRHPLANMVTEMIGTFILLLGILALGGNSLADGINPLLVGIIVIAIGMSLGGPTGYAINPARDLGPRIAHFFLPIPGKRDSDWSYAFVPIVGPIIGGVTGALFYKQFFLNENSVAFWLFTTLFVVICVIAFITQSKSAKKEIV; encoded by the coding sequence TTTTAGCAGAATTAGTAGGAACGATGATATTAATTATTTTAGGTGGCGGGGTTGTTGCTGGTTCCTTGCTGAAATTTTCCAAAGCGGAAAATAGCGGCTGGGTCGTAATTACAATCGCCTGGGGTTTTGCCGTGGCAATCGCGGCATATACTGTAGGCGGAATAAGTGGTGCCCACTTAAATCCTGCATTGACAATAGCATTTGCAACAATTGGTGACTTCCCATGGGCGGATGTTCCGATGTATATTATTGCACAAATATTAGGAGCAATTATAGGAGCAATTATCGTATATATTGCCTATTTGCCACACTGGTCACAAACGAAAGATCAAGATGCGAAGTTAGCTGTTTTTGCTACAATTCCTGCCATTCGTCATCCTTTGGCAAACATGGTAACAGAAATGATAGGGACTTTTATATTGTTATTAGGGATTTTAGCATTAGGCGGTAATTCATTGGCTGATGGGATTAATCCGTTGCTTGTCGGTATTATCGTTATTGCAATTGGTATGAGCTTAGGCGGACCAACAGGTTATGCAATCAATCCTGCCCGTGATTTAGGACCCCGTATCGCGCATTTCTTCTTACCGATCCCAGGTAAGCGTGATTCGGACTGGTCTTATGCCTTTGTGCCAATTGTCGGGCCGATTATAGGTGGGGTAACAGGCGCACTGTTTTACAAACAATTCTTTTTAAATGAAAATTCAGTGGCATTTTGGTTGTTTACAACGTTATTCGTTGTCATTTGTGTCATTGCATTTATTACACAATCCAAATCCGCTAAAAAGGAGATAGTATAA